The following are encoded in a window of Platichthys flesus chromosome 11, fPlaFle2.1, whole genome shotgun sequence genomic DNA:
- the ddr1 gene encoding epithelial discoidin domain-containing receptor 1 isoform X4, protein MALPSLRLFPVTVVTVLMVLVSSSEEHEWLFNPAQCRYALGMEDGTIPDSDITASSAWSDSTEAKHGRLSTGEGDGAWCPAGAVFPGGSEYLQIDLHKLHFLALVGTQGRHADGHGQEFARSYRLRYSRDGVKWMTWKDRWSQEVVSGNENTYDIVLKDLGPPIVARMVRFYPLADRVMSVCLRVELYGCVWDDGLKAYTAPVGHLMHPSGMSVYLNDSTYDGSTEQGMQFGGLGQLCDGVLGGDDFIKTKELRVWPGYDYLGWSREALGQGSVDIEFHFEKPRVFHNMQVHSNNRHTQGVRVFSKVECLFKPGILQPWSSPALSLPVPLEDLKDPSSRHISLPLGGRPAQILRCQFFFADRWLLISEISFLSEPFEEDVTVPDSFPPSPPKIPAISSSAPPVNHTSSSPTSSHNSTNSTAEASEAPINSTFMTDTTGNWTLSGSEIVTPRAGLPVAKVDSSNTAILIGCLVGIILLLLAVIAVILWRQYWKKILGKAQGSLSGDELRVHLSVPMDNVVINNTHSYSSRYQRIHTFPDDRDHDREGEGEYQEPSALLRPRDQRDSTACGLDLDMEKGFPPTHEEPPPYPGSPPYPSLSPPVSPPLPPSVPHYAEADIVSLQGVSGNNTYAVPALTSSSPGADATPLPELPRQCLIFKEKLGEGQFGEVHLCEIENPQDLPNLEFPFNVRKGRPLLVAVKILRPDASKNARNDFLKEVKILSRLKDPNIIRLLGVCVSSDPLCMVTEYMECGDLNQYLSHRALLDKTGPSHNSPTISYPALISMASQIASGMKFLASLNFVHRDLATRNCLVGGEKGESGEERGGERGIKIADFGMSRNLYAGDYYRIQGRAVLPIRWMAWECILMGKFTTASDVWAFGVTLWEMLSVCQEQPYSNLTDEQVIDNAGEFFRDQGRQVYLSRPAVCPQGLYELMLSCWNRDCKLRPSFADIHSFLTEDAMNMV, encoded by the exons ATGGCCTTGCCTTCCCTGCGGctgtttcctgtcactgtggTCACAGTCCTGATGGTGCTGGTGTCGTCTTCAGAGGAACACGAGTGGCTTTTTAACCCAG CTCAGTGTCGTTACGCCCTGGGGATGGAGGATGGCACCATCCCAGACTCTGACATCACTGCCTCCAGCGCCTGGTCTGACTCCACTGAGGCCAAACATGGAAG gCTGAGCACAGGGGAAGGGGATGGAGCGTGGTGTCCTGCAGGAGCTGTTTTCCCCGGTGGATCAGAATATCTTCAG ATCGACCTGCACAAACTCCACTTCCTGGCTCTGGTTGGTACCCAGGGTCGTCACGCTGACGGGCATGGCCAGGAGTTTGCTCGCAGTTATCGACTCCGCTACTCTCGAGACGGAGTCAAATGGATGACCTGGAAGGATCGCTGGAGCCAAGAA GTGGTGTCCGGTAATGAGAACACCTATGATATTGTGCTGAAAGACCTGGGCCCTCCCATCGTGGCCCGCATGGTGCGCTTCTACCCCCTGGCTGACCGCGTTATGAGCGTTTGCCTCCGGGTGGAGCTCTACGGTTGTGTATGGGATG ATGGGTTGAAGGCGTACACAGCTCCAGTGGGTCACCTCATGCACCCCTCTGGCATGTCCGTCTACCTGAACGACTCCACCTACGACGGCAGCACTGAGCAGGG GATGCAGTTCGGAGGCCTCGGCCAACTGTGTGACGGTGTCTTAGGAGGAGATGACTTCATAAAAACCAAGGAGCTGAGGGTGTGGCCCGGCTACGACTACCTGGGCTGGAGCCGGGAAGCTCTTGGGCAAGGCAGCGTGGACATCGAGTTCCACTTCGAGAAACCACGCGTCTTCCACAACATGCAG GTTCACAGCAACAACCGCCACACCCAGGGCGTCCGAGTATTCAGCAAGGTTGAGTGTCTTTTCAAGCCCGGCATCCTCCAGCCGTGGTCGTCTCCGGCCCTCTCCCTGCCCGTGCCCCTGGAGGATCTGAAGGACCCTTCCTCACGTCACATCTCACTGCCGCTCGGCGGCCGGCCAGCTCAGATTCTCCGCTGCCAATTCTTCTTTGCCGACCGCTGGCTGCTCATCAGCGAGATATCCTTCCTTTCTG AGCCGTTTGAGGAGGATGTCACAGTGCCTGATTCATTTCCTCCTAGTCCTCCCAAGATTCCCGCCAtcagttcctctgctcctcctgtgaACCACACGTCCTCGTCACCCACATCGAGCCACAACTCCACCAACTCCACTGCTGAAGCTTCTG AAGCCCCCATCAACTCCACCTTCATGACGGACACTACCGGTAACTGGACGCTGTCAG GATCGGAGATTGTGACTCCTAGAGCCGGTCTCCCAGTGGCCAAGGTTGACAGCAGTAATACGGCaattctgattggctgcctggTGGGCatcatcctcctgctgctggctgTGATAGCCGTCATCCTATGGAGACAGTACTGGAAAAAGATACTGGGCAAG GCCCAGGGTAGCCTGTCCGGTGACGAGCTGCGGGTCCACCTCTCAGTCCCCATGGACAATGTGGTCATCAACAACACGCACAGCTACTCCAGCCGCTACCAGCGCATCCATACTTTCCCCGACGACCGTGACCacgacagggagggagagggagagtacCAGGAACCCAGCGCCCTGCTCCGACCAAGGGATCAAAGAGACAGCACTG ccTGTGGTTTGGATCTGGACATGGAGAAGGGTTTCCCCCCGACTCATGAGGAGCCTCCTCCCTACCCCGGCTCCCCTCCCtacccttccctctctccccctgtatCCCCACCACTACCACCCAGCGTCCCCCATTATGCTGAGGCAGACATTGTGAGCCTGCAGGGTGTCAGCGGTAACAACACGTACGCTGTACCCGCCTTGACCTCCTCGAGCCCGGGGGCCGACGCCACCCCTCTGCCAGAGCTGCCGCGCCAGTGTCTGATCTTCAAGGAGAAACTGGGAGAGGGGCAGTTTGGGGAG GTGCACCTGTGTGAAATCGAGAACCCTCAGGACCTTCCCAACTTGGAGTTCCCCTTCAACGTGAGAAAAGGTCGCCCTCTTCTGGTAGCAGTGAAGATACTGCGACCAGACGCCTCCAAGAACGCCAG GAACGACTTCCTGAAAGAGGTGAAGATCCTCTCTCGCCTGAAGGACCCGAACATCATCCGGCTGctcggagtgtgtgtgagcagcgaCCCGCTCTGCATGGTCACCGAGTACATGGAATGTGGGGACTTGAACCAGTATCTGTCCCACCGAGCGCTCCTGGATAAGACGGGGCCGTCACACAACTCCCCGACCATCAG TTACCCAGCCCTCATCTCCATGGCCAGCCAGATTGCTTCAGGAATGAAGTTCCTGGCCTCCCTCAACTTTGTGCACCGGGATCTGGCCACGCGGAACTGCCTGGTCGGAGGCGAGAAGGGCGAGAGCGGGGAAGAGCGGGGGGGCGAGCGCGGAATCAAGATAGCCGACTTTGGCATGAGCAGGAATCTGTACGCAGGAGACTACTACAGGATCCAGGGCAGAGCGGTGCTGCCAATACGATGGATGGCCTGGGAGTGTATCCTGATG ggtAAGTTCACCACGGCCAGCGACGTGTGGGCGTTCGGCGTCACTCTGTGGGAGATGCTGAGTGTTTGTCAGGAGCAGCCGTACTCCAACCTCACAGATGAACAAGTCATCGACAACGCTGGCGAGTTCTTCAGAGACCAGGGCAGACAG GTATATCTGAGCAGGCCAGCCGTGTGTCCTCAGGGTCTCTACGAGCTCATGTTGAGCTGCTGGAACAGAGACTGCAAGCTCCGCCCATCCTTCGCCGACATCCACTCCTTCCTCACCGAGGACGCGATGAACATGGTGTAA